A genomic window from Triticum urartu cultivar G1812 chromosome 7, Tu2.1, whole genome shotgun sequence includes:
- the LOC125520312 gene encoding zinc finger A20 and AN1 domain-containing stress-associated protein 11-like, which yields MAQRDKKVEEPTEVHLHAAEITLCANSCGFPGNPATKNLCQNCFLASSSSSPSPSAASPPSPSSSPAAAFPLFDKPRPAAAASPAAPVYMAVDRPAAGPADPKASKSSVNRCHNCRKRVGLTGFRCRCGEMFCGAHRYSDRHDCSYDYKSAARDAIARENPVVRAAKIVRF from the coding sequence ATGGCGCAGCGGGACAAGAAGGTGGAGGAGCCGACGGAGGTGCACCTGCACGCCGCGGAGATCACGCTCTGCGCCAACAGCTGCGGCTTCCCGGGCAACCCGGCCACCAAGAACCTCTGCCAGAACTGCTTCctggcgtcctcctcctcctcgccgtcgccctccgccgcctcgccgccgtcccCTTCCTCCTCGCCCGCGGCCGCGTTCCCGCTCTTCGACAAGCCGAGGCCGGCCGCCGCCGCGTCGCCGGCCGCGCCCGTCTACATGGCCGTCGACCGGCCTGCCGCCGGGCCGGCGGACCCGAAGGCGTCCAAGTCGTCGGTGAACCGCTGCCACAACTGCCGGAAGCGCGTGGGCCTGACGGGGTTCCGCTGCCGGTGCGGCGAGATGTTCTGCGGCGCGCACCGGTACTCGGACCGGCACGACTGCAGCTACGACTACAAGTCGGCGGCCAGGGACGCCATCGCCCGGGAGAACCCCGTCGTGCGCGCCGCCAAGATCGTCCGGTTCTGA